A single window of Rhodothermales bacterium DNA harbors:
- a CDS encoding SUMF1/EgtB/PvdO family nonheme iron enzyme: protein MCATKSWRSDGPVRACRNPTRSGGSYPPNAYGPYDMAGNVWGYLLDEWRDDYADRKG, encoded by the coding sequence ATCTGCGCCACAAAATCCTGGCGAAGCGACGGACCAGTTCGGGCGTGTAGAAATCCAACCCGTTCCGGCGGAAGCTATCCGCCGAACGCCTATGGACCTTACGATATGGCAGGCAACGTGTGGGGATACCTATTGGACGAATGGCGCGACGACTATGCCGACCGCAAGGGCTGA